Sequence from the Rutidosis leptorrhynchoides isolate AG116_Rl617_1_P2 chromosome 3, CSIRO_AGI_Rlap_v1, whole genome shotgun sequence genome:
TGGGCTTTCTTCTTACGAGGTATATTTCCCCGTAGTTTCTATATGCTATTTAACTAGTTCATCATTGATTCTTAATGAGTTTATGGTAGACATCACTTTTAATTTGTGTGTAGTGTTTTATGTGATTGTGTTTGTGTTTTCTATTCTAATTTCTAAACTGATATTATATtcataaattattattattctttgttTCATAGTTTGTTGTCCTTGAATGGTCTTTGTTTTACACAATAGCTTTTATTATACGGAGCAATATATAATTGAGAGGTTGTGTACTTGTGTAGTGTATTGACTTTTGAAGAATGAGTTATTCAGTCTTAAATGAAGTAACTAATTTATGTTCAATGATATCACACTTACTGTATGTTAACTGGAGTGTTGAATGAAGTATTAATGAAAAATAACTTTTGAGTTAATATTTAGTCTTTACTGACTTAGTACAGTAGTACTTACTGATTTTGGAGTTTGAAGTTTAAAGATTTAATTTGAAATTTAAGATAACATATGAAGGTTTAATATTTACAGATTTTGGAGTTTGAAGTTTAAAGATTTAATTTGAAATTTAATGATAACATATGAAGGTTTAATATTTACAGGAGCATGAAAAACACAAAAAAGATTATTTCTTTTTTTTCTAAAAGAAAGAGTGATGAAGCAACTGAGGATGTAAATCAAGAAAATAAACGTTTCAAAGCATCAACAAGTGCACCAGAAGAACCGAACCAACCAGACCCGAAACCAAATGTTTTTGAAATTCTAAAGCCAAATACAAATGATTGCGATATTACTTCAATGGAAAGAGACCCGGGGAAGAGAAAACACATGTGGGAATATTCAGCTAATCTTAGGGAACAAGTAAGACGACAATATTTGAACTTAGGACCTCTTCAAGTGGCTGCTAGCTTAAATTTGTTAAATCAAGCGGGACACGTTGAAAATGTTTTAGAGAAGCAAAGTGAAGAAATTGAAGAATCGTACACGATCGAAAGCTTCCATTGATATAGTTCGATGGTTGGCATTCCAAGCTATCGCTTTTAGAGGGCATGATGAAACTCCAAACTCAACAAACCGTGGCAATTTTATCGAAATGTTAAAACTTCTTGCTTCATATAATGATGAACTTGCGAAGGTTGTGTTAGGGAATGCTCCTTATAATTCGCAGTGTACTTCGGGATTGATACAAAAAGAAATCTTGAGTATTATTGCAAACAATGTCCGAAAACATATTCGAAATGAAGTTGGTGATTCTTACTTTTGTGTCATGATTGATGAGGCACGTGATGAGTCTAAACAAGAGCAAATGGCTATAGTATTGAGATTTGTTGATAAAGATGGGTTGATAAGAGAGAGGTTCTTAACTTTGGTACATGTTTATGATACTTGCTCATTAACCCTTAAAACAAATTTGTGGAATCAACTTTTACATTACCAGTTTGATACTACAAAAATCCGTGGTCAAGGTTACGATGGTGCGAGTAACATGAGAGGGGAATGGAATGGTTTACAAGCACTTGTTGCTAAGGATTGTCCTTATGCATACTATGTTCATTGCTTTGCTCATAGATTACAGCTTGTCTTAGTTGCTTCTTCAAGAGAAGTTATTTCGGTCCACCAATTTTTCACAAAGTTGACTTCCATTATTAATGTTGTTTGTGCTTCAAGTAAGCGTCACGATGAGTTACAAAAAGCTAAGTCGGATCATATTAAATGTTTGTTGGAACTCGGTGAAATCAAATATGGCAAAGGAAAAAATCAAGTTGGAACTATAAGACGAGCTAGTGACACACGTTGGGGTTCTCATTTCAATTCAGTTTGTAGCTTGATTGATATGTATGATGCTACTTTTGTAGTTTTGCAGAGTATAATTAAAGATGGATGTTCTTCACAACGTGGTGATGCTGATGCAGCTTATGGTTATATGATATCATTTGAGTTTGTTTTCATTCTGCACTTGATAAAAGAAATAATGGGAATGACTAATACTTTATCTAAGGCTTTGCAAAAGAAAAATCAAGACATTGGCAATGCTATCTCTCTTGTTTCGGCTACAAAGGAAAGTCTTAACAATTTCAGAAATTCTGGATGGGACTCTTTTATTGAACAAGTTATAATATTCTCTGAGAAACATAAAGTGAACATACCAGATTTCAAAGCCCCGTATAAGTCTACTCGATATCGCCCTTGTGGACAAGACAATCAAGTGAGTGTTGAGCATTATTATAAGGTTGATGTATTTATTTGCACATTGGACAAGCAATTGAATGAGATGGAAAGTAGGTTTGATGATCGTGCCATGGAGAACTCTTACTTCTTATTTGGTTCCAAAAAGTATCTCTGAAGTGTGTGAGACATATGAGATTTGTCATCTTGTTAAAAAATATTATCCTGCAGATTTTACAGAACAAGAGAGGATTCAGTTGAAATATGAGTTGGAGATTTTTAAAATTGAATTGTCAACGGACTCAAAGCTCAAGGGTGCTACTACTATCGCTAACTATGCAAAATTCTAGTGGAAACTCAGAAGTTTGAGGTATATTCTATGCTCGATAGACTACTTCGACTCATATTAACACTTCCAGTTTCTACAGCTACAACTGAGAGAGCATTTTCTGCAATGAAACTGTGTAAAAATCGACTTCGCAATAAGATGTCCGATGATTTTCTTGCAGATAACTTGGTGGTTTACATAGAAAAAGATATTGCTGAAAAAATTGATTCAGGAGATATAATCAATGAATTCAAAGACCTTAGAGGTCGTCAAGCTGAATTGTAATCTTTATGCACCGTACTTTAATTGGTTGTTTATGTTTCTTTTTGAGTCGATAATTGCTAAGTGCTAACTCATGATGATATTTTGATATATAAAGTACATCTTTTGTGTATATCGTTTTTCGCCACAATTTTATGTTTCTTTTATGTTCTACAAATTGACAATCTCGTCCCCCCGGTAAAAAATTTCAGGTTCCGCCACTGGTAGCAGACATGATATCTGAAAGTTTTATCTTGGGGACGGCTCAAAGCATGGATACGAGTTACGTATATTAGAGCATATGTCGGTATCCTATGTATGATATTGATTTTGGGTGGGGGAAGCCTGTAAAAGTAGCCGTTGGTGGAGCCTTTAAGAATATGAGTATTTTAATGGACACACCTGATGGAAACGGCATCGAAGCACTAGTTTCTCTAGATAAACAAGTCATGAATATAGTTGTAAACGACCCCCGAGTTACTAGCCTTTAGTTGCTAgtctattgtattgtattgtaattTCTCGACTACCACTTTTTGTGTTACTTTTATTATTTGGTGCAAAAGTACACGTTACTTGTACTCATTCATGTTCCGAATAAACCCTAGAGTAAATCGTATGCAATTCCGCAAATGGAGAAATTGTTCAAGTGATTGGATCGGGTTTCCTTCTGGGCAGCAGTTGGGGGCAGTTTATGCAACTGCGAAAGAATGAACGTGGGTGGTTTAGTTCCCTAGGTTAGGTGATCCCAAactgttgttaaaaaaaaaaaaaaaaaaaaaaaaaaaaaaaaaaaatgctgctcttttaaaattattattattaaatcgttTTGTAATTATATTTCTTCTTGTTTAAGATCTCCTAGTCAATAATCATTATTGAGCAAGTCTTACACAACAAGAAAAAGAAGACTCAACTCAGGTTAGGTACTTAAGCTTACTACAATTAATTTACTTTGTTCGATTGATAACTCTGTGTGTTAATTCAATAAGTGCACGCCTTGATCTTTGAACATCTTCATCGTCATTTTCTGGTAACGATTCAATCGCAGCGGATGCAAGGCTTGCATGCTTTGCTGCTAGTTCCCTAGTTCTTTGTATTCCATGACTTTTACCAAGATACTCCAGAGCCTGTATTACCGCAAATCAGTTTTACCatcagtcaacaaaagtcaactttatgTATAGTGACATAAACTTACCAGATCTACATTCTCAGGGTTGTCCAATCCCTTATCGACAACTGTCCGCAATTCTGGAAACTCCTCCATTGCATACAACATTGGAGCTGTGACTATTCCCTGCAAAACGACAACGTGAACACCGCTTGCAACATATCACATAAAGTTCTATAATGATGAAACCATTCAAATATACAGTAATATAAATAgtgatttaatcaagagggaaaaacacttttttggggggaagtaaatttttttttctttttttttttttataaaaatttcaggcatcaagatcacataaaaatatgaagatttaaaaaagacacttcgtgatgaatattattattttggcgggaaaacgctcggagaaataaatgataacattcattgcattgaatgttttgcttatgagtttgttttttagggtttagaaattagggtttagaaattaggggttaaaaattaggggttAGCtactagggtttagaaattagggttttaggattaaaaattagggtttagggtttagattgaatttttaacacgaatggtttagagtttagggttttgggtttagtccctaaacccaaaaccctaagccctaaaccctaaactctaaatcgggctagattttgaaaaaaacttcacatatgatggaaaaagaacgctcgaagaataacattgAGGAATAACATTACGCATGCCGAATGTTATcagttttttcttcgagcgttttcccgccaatataagaacatttatcacaaagtatcttttttaaatgttcatgttttcgtgtgctcttaatgttggaagaagaaaaaaaattcgaaaaaaacgaaaaaataaaaaaataaattttactTCCCCTTGCcctaaaaaagtgcttccctcttgattatgaccctatataAATGTTCCCTCTGTATGGGAATACAAATAAATATCCATGCTACATATATGAATATATGTTGTTTAAATTGGGCGACTTACATGACGGATGTCAGATAATGAGCCCTTTCCAAGAGATGTTGATGTGCCCGTGAAATCAAGGACATCGTCAATTAACTGAAACGCCAACCCCTGCAGAAAAGTAGGAATTACGAGTTACAACCATATTGATTGGTTTGAGTAACATGCTGATATGAAGTGCACCACTAATAGCCATCTTATttgtgattaataattcattataatCTTTACAAACTTTATTTTGCTTATTTTTTTAAGAAGACAAACTTGAATGTAGACGTATTAGCTTTTTCCTTGCAACTAAAGATGGCAATTTCGAGTAATTTGTTTTTAAAGTAGTCAATTTTCTGTAAAATTGTAAAAATGGGttccacctttttttttttttttttgaacagttcAAATGGCAGTGTGTTTTTCAGTTTCAAGGCATACAACTTGTACAATATTGCGTTTACATGAAGCTAGaatattaatgtaataataataaaaatactttgaTCACATATAACATGCTACTCCCTCCATCCCAATTTCATAGTCCCCAAACAAAAAAGAAGTATTTTAAGAAATATCATTATTACATAtactttttatttactttacgATCACCCCTTACATTTAACCTATCTTTTTGTCCTTGCATACATACATTAATGGTAGAAAGGGAACTTTACCTccttattcttatctatttatagAAAATGATTATTTTTTGGGACAACTCAAAAAGAAATATTGGACTATTAAATTGGGATGAAGGGAGCATTTATTTACGTGTTATTTTCAACCAATGCCAACAAATTTCACTTTCCCTTTACCCAATCCCCTCGTATATATGTTTCggtatacatattttaaagccaaacACATATATGCTTTGTCGGAGTATTCGAAACATATAATGACATTGTCTACACTTACACACCAGATTTTTCCCGTACTCATACGCCAGCGTAGCAACCTCTGCAGTCTGTCCAGTAAGAAGCGCAATAGATTTGCAGCTGTTCGAAATCAAAGATGCAGTCTTGTAGTATGTCTTCTGCAAATAGTAATCCATGCTAcaagataataatataaatatgttcACATTTTAGAGTTGAACATGCATAAAATAAGCAAAACTTGCACTAAAATTCTACAAGGCAGAATATACCTACTACGCTGTTCGGATGACGTACTCATTTGCATCGTTTCTCCAGTAACTAAATGTTCTACTGCCGTTGCTAGTAGTGATACAACCTGCAACCATTAATAGAACAGAAATGAGTATTTGA
This genomic interval carries:
- the LOC139898340 gene encoding uncharacterized protein, which codes for MLKLLASYNDELAKVVLGNAPYNSQCTSGLIQKEILSIIANNVRKHIRNEVGDSYFCVMIDEARDESKQEQMAIVLRFVDKDGLIRERFLTLVHVYDTCSLTLKTNLWNQLLHYQFDTTKIRGQGYDGASNMRGEWNGLQALVAKDCPYAYYVHCFAHRLQLVLVASSREVISVHQFFTKLTSIINVVCASSKRHDELQKAKSDHIKCLLELGEIKYGKGKNQVGTIRRASDTRWGSHFNSVCSLIDMYDATFVVLQSIIKDGCSSQRGDADAAYGYMISFEFVFILHLIKEIMGMTNTLSKALQKKNQDIGNAISLVSATKESLNNFRNSGWDSFIEQVIIFSEKHKVNIPDFKAPYKSTRYRPCGQDNQVSVEHYYKVDVFICTLDKQLNEMESRFDDRAMENSYFLFGSKKYL